The Polycladomyces subterraneus genome has a segment encoding these proteins:
- a CDS encoding M56 family metallopeptidase, with amino-acid sequence MTKNAFTLLLHISAAIGTTLLTVWVLSTDAVIRTAIDWVHRCCGVIFSSGQIPGGYYLFTSLLVVWVFLFIWRVRSMVRQTQRFLATLLPLKVNHPIHPVLLRFQQKYGVLVDVFDYIRPLAFTYGWKRSRIGVSTGLIQLLNPQELEAVLEHEYHHCLARDPLKMVFATGAATAFFFLPVVFRLCQRYCLEKEIEADRRAAEKVGAKAVAAALYKMTAFSSGGLSVIPRFDQEGQNVLRVKALLSGKPDFPRISIADWMWSGISFLLLAAVIADLISTMSIVLYMHICLLLLTW; translated from the coding sequence TTGACCAAAAACGCCTTTACTCTTCTGCTTCATATCAGTGCAGCCATCGGAACAACCCTGTTGACGGTATGGGTATTGTCGACCGATGCCGTCATCCGAACGGCCATCGATTGGGTTCACCGATGTTGTGGTGTCATCTTTTCGAGCGGACAGATCCCCGGGGGTTATTATCTGTTCACGTCGTTGTTGGTGGTGTGGGTGTTTCTTTTCATCTGGCGTGTTCGATCTATGGTCCGCCAAACCCAACGCTTTTTGGCAACACTCCTGCCCTTGAAAGTGAATCATCCGATTCATCCGGTGTTGCTTCGTTTCCAGCAAAAGTATGGAGTTCTTGTCGACGTGTTCGACTATATCCGACCCTTGGCGTTTACTTACGGATGGAAGCGTTCACGTATCGGGGTCAGCACGGGATTGATCCAACTGTTGAATCCACAAGAGCTGGAAGCTGTGTTAGAACATGAATATCATCACTGTCTGGCGCGCGATCCGTTGAAAATGGTGTTTGCGACGGGAGCGGCCACAGCCTTCTTTTTTCTACCGGTCGTATTCCGGCTCTGTCAGCGTTATTGCTTGGAAAAAGAGATCGAGGCTGACCGTCGGGCAGCTGAAAAAGTGGGGGCCAAAGCGGTGGCTGCCGCTTTATACAAAATGACTGCGTTCTCGAGTGGGGGACTTTCCGTCATACCGCGGTTTGACCAAGAAGGACAAAACGTTCTGCGTGTGAAAGCATTGCTTTCTGGAAAACCCGATTTTCCCAGAATTTCGATAGCGGATTGGATGTGGTCCGGGATCAGTTTCCTCCTGTTGGCCGCTGTCATAGCAGATCTGATCAGCACGATGTCCATTGTACTTTATATGCACATCTGTTTGCTCCTGTTGACTTGGTAA